The genomic segment aaaattGCCTTGTTTCGTCTTGTTGCTACACTTTAATATTGGATTTAGGACTGTGGTTATGCATTTCTGTGACTGTTTATAACTAATAAAACAATCCAccccaggacacacacacagtatgtggaATTTGTgttccaaaatgtatttaatattatcatttatttgccCTCCGATACAATCAACTCCTCTCAGAAAGGtgagcaacatcagcagcagttgGTTTAATTCTAAATTCCGAACTGATGATGATTTTGGATGCTTTCAAGTTGTGATGCAGTTCACTTCCTGTGCTTAGTATGAATATGTCCTGAAGGCTGCACACGGTGATGGTGACGGCAAATAGACTTTAAGCACACAACAACTGGTCCTGGGCTTGAACCTGGGGGGAAGCTGGGAGCTtgctgtgtggagtttgcatgtaCTCCCGGCGTTTGTTTGAGGATTTTCAGCAGTCCACAGAACTGTAAATTagctgaacaaaaaaaagtgttgcagGTACACATATCTATATGGCCTCAAGTACGTTGACATAAACTGTCTACATATATTTGTCTACTTCTGGTCTAGGGCTATATTCTTAATAGTTTGGTCTAGCCCCTTTAGTTTCAATTAAGGGAAACTTGATGCTACATACAATTCAATTTTAGACTTTGGTGTGCTTCCAAACTTGTGTTGACAGAGTCCATGAAGAAATGCTTTTGAGGTTGGTGtaagaacttgactggcctgatTATTGCCCGACATCAGTGTCCGACCTCGGGAgtaaatccctgcagccaaaATCTTGTAGAAAACCTTCTCAGAAATGTTGATGCTgcatgtatgtgaatgtgtgttctCACATCTCACATCTTACAACCCCTGAACAGGATCAGCAGCTATAGAAAACGGATGGACGAACTCACCTCAGCATCATCATCTTTGGCATCACTTATTCTGGGAATAGGGATCCTCGGGATAACCAGGAAGTGGGCAGGAGCCTGTGGGCTGATATCCCTGAAGGCCAAAcactgataaacacacaaaaacaatacagaaagTGTTGGATTACACAACTTTACACTCCTTTATCTACCTCTAAACAAGCATATGTTAATTTATCTCCACGTGGATTTGGCCAGACGAGATAACATGTTTTGAAGACGTCGGTTGTTTACCTTCTCATCTTCATATATGATATCTGCAGGGATGCTTTTGTCAATGACTTTGGAGAAGATGGTTGGAGCTGGGGAGCCATACTTCTTGCTGGCCTCCTCTGCCAGCTTCACCTCGTCACTTTTGGTGCACAGTGGTCTCTGCGGGTCAGTGATACACACGacatggaggaaaataaaagctctgagctgagctgctgctagcatacaaacaaaaacatgtcaaaccaACTTCTGAGGGGCACAACAGACCAAACCTCTTGGTGGTGGGGCACTGCAGGTTCCCCACAGCCACCACCAGGGCTGGCAGGGCAGTTGTTGTCAAAATGCTCTGCTGAAGTTAGAGAAAAGAAAGCGTTTATGAGAATGAGAAGACGGCTTATTTTTAGAGCAGCTACCTCGGCCCGACAAACACGGTGCAAACGGTTGAGGTGAGCCGTTCTGGTCCCGATGAGCCGTGTCCGCAGAATCTGACGAAAATAcatagctagctaactagctattATAGTTTTTCCTTAGTGATTATTTCAGGGTTTATCTCGGTTTTTGACGCACCACTGCACAGTCCAGAAATCTTGCTCTTAGACGAAAACTCTGCACCGTACGTCGATGTTGCGTTCACGTAGCCCAATGTAACGTTTACTTAGCCTGTCATGAAGCATGTCTTGAATACGACTTGTCTCCGTTTACAGTAGGCAGTAGGAGAAACGACACGCCGTtacagaagtataaagttgttttttttctatcagaAATCAATTCATAAAGGGGTAATTTTATTAACAATGTTGGAATCAGACGTAAAACATTATATAGCGTATAGTGTATCGTTAACGCAATTTCCTGGCCAAAATAGTTGACACTTCTCCCATCAGTTGTTAGACATGACTTCATTGATCAAAGTCTCCAAATGTTACACCTGGCAGTGCACATTTAGGTTCTGTAATTCTTATTATCTCCATGATAATGCTGTGGTCATCCCAAACTTCCGACGTTTTTGAGTACACTTAAAGGGGGCATTTTTTATGGGTACAAGGTTCGCTTCAAGAGCCTCAACGTTCCATGATGCTAACCatgatgctaacattagctgctatatactcagaatcagaatcagaatcagaatcagaaactgtttattgccaagtaacatacattacaaggaatttgctgtggtctgaaggtgctattgttttgataacaaataagtagaatataaaagctaaaataagaataagaataaaaataaaaataaaaaaaataagataagataaataacaacagtgcagtgaccagaataaagtaaagtgtccagataaagtgtccagtagggggtgggtgcgttaatgtaacgcagtggggacaggggtgatgtacgttaatataacgtatagcttgtgtttgtgttctgggggggggtcagtgagagtttgtcaggttgactgcagaggggaagaaactgtttttgtggcgggaggttttggtcctgatggaccgcagcctcctgccagaggggagggggtcgaacagatggtgtccggggtgggaggggtcggcagcgatcttccctgctctcctcagggtcctggaggagtacaggtcctgaagagatggaaggttgcagccgatcaccctctctgcagagcggatgatacgctgcagtctgcgtctgtccttggtggaggcagcagcgtaccagacggtgatggaggaggtgaggatggactctatgatggcagtgtagaagtgaaccagcattttttgtggcaggttaaacttcctcagctgcctcaggaagtacatcctctgttgggctttcttgacgacggagctgatgttcagctcccaccggaggtcctggctgatgatggagcccaggaaacggaaggactccacagtgtccactgcagagtcacacagggtgatgggggcgggtggggctgcgctcttcctgaagtcaacaaccatctccactgtctttgaagcgttaagctccaggttgttgctgttgcaccaggtcaccagatggtcaatctcccacctgtaggcagactcatcctctccagagatgagtccgatgagggtggtgtcgtccgcgaacttcaggagcttgacagactggtgactggaggtgcagctgttggtgtagagggagaagagtagaggagaaagaacgcagccttgaggggagccggtgctgatcgtccgcgagtcagagacgtgtttccccagcttcacgtgctgcttcctgtcagacaggaaatctgtgatccacctgcaggtggggtcaggcacgttgagctgggagagcttgtcctgaagaagagccgggacgatcgtgttgaaggcagagctgaagtccacaaacaggatcctggcataggatcctgcggagtccaggtgctggaggatgtagtgtagagccaggttgacggcgtcgtctacagacctgttggctctgtaggcgaactgcagggggtccagcagagagtctgtgatggatttgaggtgggacaaaaccaggcgttcaaatgatttcatgaccacagaggtcagggcgacgggtctgtagtcatttaatcctgtgggccctggttttttggggacggggatgatggtggaggccttgaagcaggctggcacgtggcatgtctccagtgaggtgttgaagatgtccgtgaacaccggagacagctgatcggcgcagcgcttcaggcaggatggggagatggagtctggtccagcagctttacgcgggttttgtctcttgaagagcctgttcacatctctttcaaggacagacagaggtgttgatgctggaggagtggggggcgctgtggggggcagctgtggtggtaggaggtgtgagagttcagccccaggtgtgatgagggggttggggctgttgggctggagctggtgggtgatggtgtgggagatggtgtcaggactgtcccattgtctttcaaagcgacagtagaagtcgttgaggctgttggcgaggcgtcggtcgttagcagagttgggggctcttggcttgtagttggtgatctgcctgagccccctccacacagaagcagagtcgttggaggagaactggtcttgtagtctctctgagtacagtcgtttagcttccctcaccgccttgctaaacttgtacttggcttccttaaactccgctctgttgccactcttaaacgcctcttccttttccaacctcagctgtcgcagtcttgctgtgaaccagggtttgtcgttgttataactcaccctggtccgagttggtacgcagcagtcctcacagaagctgatatatgacgtcacagcctctcctcacagaagctgatatatgacgtcacagcctctgtgtactcatccagactgttggtagcagtcctgaaaacatcccagtcagtacagtccaaacacgccttcaggtcctctgcagcttcactagtccacttcttcgaagttctcacaacaggcttagaaagttttaatttctgcctgtatgcgggaatcaggtggaccatgtcgtggtcagagtgtcccagtgcagcgcgggtgacggcgtgaaaagcgttactgactgtggtgtaacagtgatccagagtgttcccctccctggtggggcatttaataaactgtttgtattttgggagttcgtgtctgagattacctttgttaaagtcaccgaggacaataactaaggagtccgggttggtccgctccgtttccagtatctgatcggcgagtgcgcgctgtgcgtcctgcacgttggcctccggtggaatgtaaacaccgaccagaatgaatgaagcgaactcacggggggagtagtaaggtttacagtttatgaaaaaggtttccagggaaggagagcaatgccgtcggatcactaGTAAATCATGTAATATGCCCTTAAAGTGAAATAAGCTACAATAAGTAGTTAGACGTTTCTCAGTTCCTATATAAGGGTAGATCATTAGACAATTGTAACAGTGTCGAATAtggtaattacatttttattatgacTTTTCGTGCAGTAGTTAGGGGGCGCTGTTGTGGGAGACTAATAGTTCACATGTCAACGGAACGGAAGTACAAATTGAAGTCATTTAGAAACATGGCGGCCCGCACACGGCTGCCCTTGCTGTTCCCTAACAAACTGCCTCCGTTTAGAAACCAAAAGCTTGTCCACACCAAGGCTGCGGTCAAGGAGCCCGCGTATCCCCCTATCGTCCCCTCTCTCACGTCTAAAAGCAAATCTGCTCGGAAGCGTCAGGTTCAGGAACAGGTAGAAAAGGTATGTGCGTCTCCCGTGCAGGAGAAGATCTCCCTCATCACTCGCATCCAGAGGGAGAAATTTGTGGTTTACCCTCAGACTTTCGCACGGAACGCAGACAGATGGTACCAGCACTTTACCAAGACCGCATATATCCCGG from the Enoplosus armatus isolate fEnoArm2 chromosome 4, fEnoArm2.hap1, whole genome shotgun sequence genome contains:
- the LOC139284425 gene encoding uncharacterized HIT-like protein Synpcc7942_1390 isoform X3, encoding MYFRQILRTRLIGTRTAHLNRLHRVCRAERPLCTKSDEVKLAEEASKKYGSPAPTIFSKVIDKSIPADIIYEDEKCLAFRDISPQAPAHFLVIPRIPIPRISDAKDDDAELLGHLLVVAKNVAKQESLSEGYRVVINDGKHGAQSVYHLHIHVLGGRQMKWPPG
- the LOC139284425 gene encoding uncharacterized HIT-like protein Synpcc7942_1390 isoform X2, encoding MYFRQILRTRLIGTRTAHLNRLHRVCRAEPWWWLWGTCSAPPPRGLRPLCTKSDEVKLAEEASKKYGSPAPTIFSKVIDKSIPADIIYEDEKCLAFRDISPQAPAHFLVIPRIPIPRISDAKDDDAELLGHLLVVAKNVAKQESLSEGYRVVINDGKHGAQSVYHLHIHVLGGRQMKWPPG
- the LOC139284425 gene encoding uncharacterized HIT-like protein Synpcc7942_1390 isoform X1, which encodes MYFRQILRTRLIGTRTAHLNRLHRVCRAELRAFIFLHVVCITDPQRPLCTKSDEVKLAEEASKKYGSPAPTIFSKVIDKSIPADIIYEDEKCLAFRDISPQAPAHFLVIPRIPIPRISDAKDDDAELLGHLLVVAKNVAKQESLSEGYRVVINDGKHGAQSVYHLHIHVLGGRQMKWPPG